The nucleotide sequence TTCAAAATTATATGTCTGAAGGTTATTCTTGGAAAAAAAATAACGTAACATATGATATGGTAATAAATAAAAATATACATATTAAAGACGGCTCGGAAAAAATATGGAATTTTGTCCTGCAATTATTGGAAAAAGCCGTCGAAAAAGGATATTTAATTAAATAACAGAAAATTTATAATTACAGTTTTAGCAGTAGTCTGTACTTTTCAGTTCTTCCATTATTTGTTATATATGGGTAAAACTATCACACTGTACGCAATTAAATTGTATCCCATATGAGCAAGTATACAAGAAAATATTGAGCCTGTATGAAAATAAAGTAAGCCTAAAATCACACCACAAATAAATGAAGGAACTATTTGGGCTATATTGAAATGGAGCATAGCAAAGAGTGCTGCAGATATAAGTAAGGCAACAATTTTTCCATAATTTATTGATAGACCCTCAAGTATAAATCCTCTCATTAAGATTTCTTCAAGAATAGGTGCAAGTATGCAAAAATCAAGTAAACCGATAATTGGTGCAGCTCTTATTGATTGAATTGTTTGTTGATAATTTTCTCTGCTTGATGGAAAAAAACTTTCAAATATGGGATCTAATCCTTTATCTAAAAGGAAATAGAACAATATGGAACAGCCTACAGCTAATATTAATCCTTGAAAAGAAATATTCGTAAATAAATTAGGTCTGAAATTTGTTTTTCTCATTAGTAAAGCAAGGAATATAGTCATACACAAAATAACAGTAATTATGTTCAAAACTCTGCTATGTTCAGGGGCTATCTTTCTCCATATCGAAACATCAAGAATAGTATACAAGATCATAAAGCCAAACCAAACAAGCACCCACAAAATGCCTTTTCCTATAGATATCCCATTATGCATAAAATATATTTCCTCCATATAACTTTACCCTAAATATTCTTTTCTTTTTATACCATAAATTCTCAATAATATCCACAGGAATACCCTATTTTTCACTATTTGCCTGCATTATATCATCCTAAATTCATTTTTTTCTACTATATATTGATAATAATACTCGGTAAATTATTAAAAAAAATAGCATTGCTATCTTGACAGTCAAAAAAGAATTATGTATACTAAATAAAATAGCAGTGCTATTTTATTTAGTAGGAGACAATAATGAAAAACTCTGAACATACAAATCAAAAAAATGCTTTGCAGTATTTATTGGAGCTTGCGAAACCGTGCAAGGGTCTTCTAATAAGTTCCGTGATTTTTTCGGTTTTGGGAGCAGCGGCTGGAATTGTTCCATATCTTGCCGTGTCCCGCCTTATCATTCGGATATGCGCACAAAATTATACCTTGCAGGCAATTTTTGTAACGGCACTTATTGCGCTTGGCGGGTATCTTGGGCAGCTCTGTCTGTCTACACTTTCTACGATACGTTCTCACCGAGCGGCCTTTACCGTGCTGAGAAACATCCGTATGCAGCTGACGGCAA is from Treponema denticola and encodes:
- a CDS encoding CPBP family intramembrane glutamic endopeptidase gives rise to the protein MHNGISIGKGILWVLVWFGFMILYTILDVSIWRKIAPEHSRVLNIITVILCMTIFLALLMRKTNFRPNLFTNISFQGLILAVGCSILFYFLLDKGLDPIFESFFPSSRENYQQTIQSIRAAPIIGLLDFCILAPILEEILMRGFILEGLSINYGKIVALLISAALFAMLHFNIAQIVPSFICGVILGLLYFHTGSIFSCILAHMGYNLIAYSVIVLPIYNK